From one Dermacentor andersoni chromosome 1, qqDerAnde1_hic_scaffold, whole genome shotgun sequence genomic stretch:
- the LOC126524385 gene encoding uncharacterized protein encodes MSFIYYRHNYRPTPEGTTIKVRYQRNHYGHKPEIQHLRMSDKEKASGAENLERGVPMKTILKRVRTSVASKLRPVHLAECSTLHNIKQQFNIAAPEHCHTNDAISVDMWVLVMKEKGETLVRLYKAQGAVDPSGTFPSADFALVLMTESQKELLEKLGPAGTVCLDSIHGTTEYQFELTTLLVLDKIGSGVAIAYFICNRMNEQTLTAFFKYLESAMAKKVAAKTLISDDASQFYKAWSMVIGAAKQKLLSAWHVDNNWRKKILECVEKQLRPHVYHSVWLLLEFLAEKAFEDYFKQFLSSEEEKLRDFLKYFNDHYAVRPQEWAYCFRTRAAVNTNMHLESKCRMLKHTMLERKQNKHGDKLISALMDLTNHFLMKRAIQMMKGAKGKKLSRIQKNHRSGSEMAA; translated from the coding sequence ATGTCTTTCATTTATTACCGTCACAATTACCGTCCGACACCTGAAGGCACCACCATAAAAGTCAGGTATCAAAGAAACCATTACGGTCATAAACCAGAAATTCAGCACTTGAGAATGAGTGACAAGGAAAAGGCCAGCGGAGCAGAGAACCTAGAAAGGGGTGTGCCCATGAAAACCATTCTAAAGCGAGTAAGAACATCTGTGGCATCCAAACTGAGGCCCGTGCACTTGGCAGAGTGCTCAACCCTGCATAACATCAAACAGCAGTTTAACATTGCTGCTCCTGAACATTGTCACACTAATGACGCTATCAGTGTAGACATGTGGGTGcttgtgatgaaagaaaaaggtgaaacacttgtccgcctgtacaaggcacaaggtgcagtggacccaagtggtacatttccttcagcagactttgctcttgttctgatgacagagtctcagaaggagctactagaaaaattgggccctgcaggtactgtatgtcttgactccatacatggaactacagagtaccagtttgagctgaccactcttctggtgctagataaaataggatcaggtgtagctatagcttatttcatctgcaaccggatgaacgagcaaactttgacagcattcttcaaatatctggagtcggccatggccaaaaaagtggctgctaagacattgatatctgatgatgcgtcgcaattctacaaagcatggtccatggtcataggtgccgcaaaacagaaacttctcagtgcctggcatgtggataacaattggcgtaagaagatactcgagtgtgtagagaaacagctaaggccacatgtttaccatagtgtgtggctactcttagagttcctcgcggaaaaggcatttgaagatTATTTTAAGCAATTCCTTTCTAGCGAGGAAGAAAAACTGAGGGACTTCCTGAAGTACTTCAATGACCACTATGCAGTTAGGCCGCAAGAGTGGGCCTATTGCTTTAGGACTAGAGCAGCTGTCAACACTAACATGCACCTTGAGAGCAAGTGCAGGATGTTAAAGCATACTATGCtggagagaaaacagaataagcatggtgacaaacttatttctgccctcatggacttgacaaatcattttttaatgaaaagggctatccagatgatgaaaggggcaaagggtaagaagctgagcagaattcagaagaaccacaggtctggcagtgaaatggcagcttga